A DNA window from Elusimicrobiales bacterium contains the following coding sequences:
- the surE gene encoding 5'/3'-nucleotidase SurE has protein sequence MRALLVNDDGIHAEGLAALERAFGPRASTVAPLSQQSAKGTSITLHRPLRVHEIHRNGARRFAVDGTPADCVKMGITRLSRLRPDIVISGVNPGANVGINLLASGTVSAAMEAFAMGIPAIAVSIDGFTGLHYDYAAQIALRLAKAVLAAKKLLLLNANIPNLPPRRIKGLRATVMGSSRFSEFYRRRTDPRRNSYYWLDGELADLAPNPKSDYAALKAGYVSVTPLRLDLTDEKLLPRCAALLTR, from the coding sequence ATGCGCGCGCTGCTTGTAAACGACGACGGCATCCACGCCGAAGGGCTTGCCGCGCTGGAGCGGGCCTTCGGCCCGCGCGCGTCCACCGTGGCGCCGCTTTCCCAGCAGAGCGCCAAAGGCACTTCCATAACGCTGCACCGCCCGCTGCGGGTGCATGAGATACACCGCAACGGCGCGCGCCGTTTTGCCGTGGACGGCACTCCGGCGGATTGCGTCAAGATGGGCATTACCAGGCTTTCCCGCCTCAGGCCGGACATTGTGATCTCCGGCGTGAATCCGGGCGCGAATGTGGGCATCAACCTGCTGGCTTCCGGCACCGTTTCCGCCGCGATGGAGGCTTTCGCCATGGGCATCCCGGCGATAGCGGTTTCCATAGACGGTTTCACCGGCCTGCATTACGATTATGCCGCGCAGATTGCGCTGCGGCTGGCCAAAGCCGTCCTGGCGGCGAAAAAGCTGCTGCTGCTCAATGCGAACATCCCCAACCTGCCGCCGCGCCGGATAAAGGGCCTGCGCGCGACAGTGATGGGCAGCTCCCGATTCTCGGAATTCTACCGCCGCCGCACCGACCCGCGCCGCAACAGTTACTACTGGCTGGACGGCGAGCTTGCCGATCTTGCCCCCAATCCGAAATCCGATTATGCCGCGCTGAAGGCCGGATACGTTTCCGTAACCCCGCTGCGGCTGGACCTGACCGACGAAAAGCTGCTTCCCCGCTGCGCCGCGCTGCTAACCCGGTAA